The sequence below is a genomic window from Cloacibacillus sp..
AGAGGATGTATTAATAGAGAAGGGCATTACTATGCCATAATGGACTTACTATAGCGAGCGAACGTGACACAGTAGTATTGATAATTATTGGATTGGTCTATCGATGGCTGTAAATATTGCAGCCATTTTTTGTATTTTTGTATTGAAATATTTATTTCAATAATGTACAATACCTGAAAGGCAACGTTTCAAAAATGTTCAATTAAGATCAACTACAACGAGAGGAAGTGTCATTATATTATGACCATGCGCAGAGAACTAGTTCTTAAGGCATTGCGGTGTGAGGAAGTTGAGAGAATCCCGTGGGTACCATTTACAGGTGTGCATTGCGCAAAAATGTTGAATATGGATGCTGAAACATATCTAAAATCTCCTCAAAATATTGTAAAAGGTGTTAAATTGGCAGCAGAGAAATACATGGCTGATGGTGTATGCACGGTATTTGACCTGCAAATTGAGGCTGAAGCGTTAGGGTGTGGTCTTAAATGGTCCAAGAATAATCCACCCGCTGTTGCCGTACATGTTCTGGAGACAAAGACATTGAAAGAACTTCCGGAACTTACTAAAAACTCCGGACGAATCGCTGACGCTCTAAAAACTACCAGTATGCTGAAGTGTGAAATTGGTGATGACGTGGCGATATTCGGTCTTATCTGCGGCCCATTTACTCTTGCGCTCCATCTTGCTGGTGCTAAGTTTCTTACAGATATGATTGAAAATCCAGAATATGCTAAAGAAATTCTTGTTTTTTGCGCTGAGGCAGCGAAAAAAATGTCTGTATGGTATCTTGAGGCCGGAGCAGATGTAGTGGCCCTTGTTGATCCAATGACAAGTCAGATATCACCGCGGCATTTTAAAAAATACGTAATGGAAACTGTCGCACCCTCTATAAACGTAATAAAGGAAAGAGGTGGCTTGGCGACACTATTTTGCTGCGGTGACGCAACAAAAAATATTGAACTAATGATGAAGTGCGAACCTAATGGAATTGCTTTTGACGAGCAAGTTGCAGTTGCCTACGCAAAAGAACTTTCAGAAAAGTATAATGTTGCAATTGAAGGAAATCTGCATCTCACGACGACATTACTGTTTGGTAGCCCGATAGAGTGTGTAGCTGACGCGAAAAGTTGTATGGAAGATGGGGGATT
It includes:
- a CDS encoding uroporphyrinogen decarboxylase family protein; protein product: MRRELVLKALRCEEVERIPWVPFTGVHCAKMLNMDAETYLKSPQNIVKGVKLAAEKYMADGVCTVFDLQIEAEALGCGLKWSKNNPPAVAVHVLETKTLKELPELTKNSGRIADALKTTSMLKCEIGDDVAIFGLICGPFTLALHLAGAKFLTDMIENPEYAKEILVFCAEAAKKMSVWYLEAGADVVALVDPMTSQISPRHFKKYVMETVAPSINVIKERGGLATLFCCGDATKNIELMMKCEPNGIAFDEQVAVAYAKELSEKYNVAIEGNLHLTTTLLFGSPIECVADAKSCMEDGGLRGFVLSPGCDLPFDTPEYNLEAVGKYVVLGEEPIKSSGFLSLDEALSGCDAASEGFDDVKIEPGKIFVEVVTLDSEGCAPCQYMMESLFRVKDRYGDKLTYRETLIKSLGGIKRVSAIGVKNLPSMLINNELVFDNIVPTDEELIKELNKRI